A region from the Hydrogenimonas sp. genome encodes:
- a CDS encoding cytochrome c family protein → MKKLLAAILVFIATVGDLAAADTGIELLKPYGQDIYMSRYAAVVIDLKESGATGVTVRVGDGEIVERTIPKEKKFFCFTIELYEGVNKIAVEVFNRNRSLFKAVRTVYRGSLIDKKFKYSTRFFHKQFFHKTEKEKVCSGCHNMNMNEEEGVAFENITDSNCYSCHYPITTDKFLHAPAANWLCATSCHTGETGRFNRKYRGQSKYISPDPVADRCFSCHKEFKKKFYSENYRHEPVDNGRCNRCHDPHGSNISNKFLRKNVWYLCTSCHTDKKDRGHVVRTFSGKSHPTKGVKDPTSEDGRELSCISCHNPHVSNNGFMLRGYMGKGTMLWCKRCHKK, encoded by the coding sequence ATGAAAAAGCTATTAGCGGCGATTCTGGTTTTTATAGCCACGGTAGGAGATTTGGCGGCCGCAGATACCGGTATAGAGCTGCTAAAACCTTACGGCCAGGATATCTATATGTCAAGGTATGCCGCGGTGGTTATTGATTTGAAAGAGAGTGGTGCGACCGGTGTTACTGTCAGGGTAGGTGACGGTGAGATCGTTGAACGTACTATACCGAAAGAGAAAAAATTTTTCTGTTTCACCATAGAGTTGTACGAAGGGGTCAATAAAATTGCAGTGGAAGTTTTCAACCGAAACAGGAGTCTGTTCAAAGCTGTGAGAACGGTATACCGGGGTTCACTTATTGATAAAAAGTTCAAATACTCCACAAGATTTTTCCATAAACAGTTTTTCCATAAAACAGAAAAGGAGAAAGTTTGCTCAGGGTGCCATAATATGAACATGAACGAAGAGGAGGGTGTCGCATTTGAAAATATAACCGATTCGAACTGTTATAGCTGCCACTATCCGATAACAACGGACAAATTTCTACATGCGCCTGCAGCCAATTGGCTCTGTGCGACAAGCTGCCATACTGGTGAAACCGGTAGATTCAACAGGAAATACAGGGGGCAGTCAAAATATATATCACCCGACCCGGTCGCAGATAGATGTTTTTCATGCCATAAAGAGTTCAAAAAGAAATTCTACAGTGAGAACTACAGGCACGAACCTGTAGATAACGGCAGGTGTAACAGGTGTCATGATCCCCACGGATCGAATATAAGCAATAAATTTTTGAGGAAAAATGTATGGTATCTATGTACCTCCTGCCATACCGACAAAAAAGACAGAGGCCATGTCGTAAGAACTTTTTCAGGAAAATCTCATCCAACAAAAGGTGTCAAAGACCCAACCAGCGAGGATGGAAGAGAGTTGAGTTGCATAAGCTGTCATAACCCTCATGTCTCCAATAACGGATTTATGCTGAGAGGATATATGGGAAAGGGGACTATGTTGTGGTGTAAGCGTTGCCATAAGAAATAG
- a CDS encoding cytochrome C553: MLISSLYASEGEEIFNKICFICHGKHAEKSSLGVSKVIAGWKAEKIVEKLKEYRSGNLNQYGFGNMMRNRATKLTDAQMRAVAEYIESLGKQKK; this comes from the coding sequence TTGCTTATATCTTCACTCTATGCATCGGAAGGAGAGGAGATTTTTAATAAAATATGTTTTATCTGCCATGGTAAACATGCTGAAAAAAGCTCTTTGGGTGTCAGCAAGGTCATTGCGGGATGGAAAGCCGAAAAAATAGTAGAAAAACTAAAAGAGTACAGATCGGGAAATCTGAATCAGTACGGGTTCGGAAATATGATGAGAAACCGTGCCACAAAGCTTACTGACGCACAGATGAGAGCTGTAGCCGAATATATTGAATCTCTCGGTAAGCAGAAGAAGTAG
- a CDS encoding phosphate acetyltransferase: MKTRSLFVLSKEPHAGTLFVALGLMEILRRGYKRIAFFKPIVESSAKDEDIETVREVFDLKEKSDEAWALTRKEAERFLAEGDEERLYEVIIERYEALKRSYDFVLCAGFADERLREMADFDLNLKIAINLSSPVAGVVSAKERPLSDAQEEIELWSRTMREEGVEPLAFFINHVSDPLSCSLKKIGEKRGIPCFPIPYEPELDRPTILDLLEAADAKVLILKSSKQLERTINRPLVAAMRPEHFLERLSDGDLVIVPADRSDILLALYAANNSPVFPAASALVIGGDLEPAENIMELLRRDENFRIAVIAAKSDTMELAMKVQGSEAKLTPRHGRKIALALGHFARYVDSALIERSLAQADTDIVTPAMFLHRIYASAAAAQRRIVLPESEDDRILQAAEIVMRRDIAKITLLGERERVLNRAGILGIDLGKAAFLDPSTSEYREEFAHRFYELRKEKGATPQSAEETMRNFTYFATMMVYEGLADGMVSGATHTTRETVLPALQIIKTRPGIDIVSSIFFMCLDTKVLVYGDCAIVPDPNPEELAQIALSSADTAKAFGIEPRVAMLSYSTGESGKGADVEKVRKATEIAKKMRPDILIEGPMQYDAAVDPEVARRKLPGSRVAGRATVFIFPDLNTGNNTYKAVQRSTGAIAIGPVLQGLKKPVNDLSRGCSVEDIVSTVAITAIQAGSS, translated from the coding sequence ATGAAAACGAGATCTCTGTTTGTACTGTCGAAGGAGCCACATGCCGGAACACTCTTCGTTGCGCTCGGACTTATGGAGATTCTCAGAAGAGGCTACAAACGTATCGCTTTTTTCAAACCGATTGTCGAATCATCCGCAAAAGATGAGGATATAGAGACGGTCAGAGAGGTTTTCGATCTCAAAGAAAAAAGTGACGAGGCGTGGGCCCTCACCCGGAAAGAGGCGGAGAGATTTCTTGCCGAGGGCGACGAGGAGAGGCTCTATGAGGTGATAATAGAGCGTTATGAAGCCCTGAAGAGGAGTTACGACTTCGTTTTGTGTGCCGGATTCGCGGATGAGCGGCTCAGGGAGATGGCGGACTTCGATCTGAATCTCAAAATAGCCATAAACCTTTCATCCCCGGTAGCCGGTGTGGTGAGTGCGAAAGAGAGGCCCCTTTCGGATGCGCAGGAGGAGATAGAGCTCTGGAGCCGGACCATGAGAGAGGAGGGTGTAGAGCCGCTCGCTTTTTTTATAAACCATGTTTCAGACCCCCTTTCGTGCAGTCTCAAAAAGATCGGTGAAAAGAGGGGTATACCATGCTTTCCCATACCTTACGAACCGGAGCTAGACAGACCGACGATACTCGATCTGCTGGAGGCTGCGGATGCGAAGGTACTGATACTGAAGAGTTCGAAACAGCTTGAGCGGACCATAAACAGACCCCTTGTGGCCGCCATGCGGCCGGAACATTTTCTCGAGAGGCTTTCGGACGGAGATCTGGTGATCGTCCCTGCCGATCGGAGTGATATACTCCTGGCGTTATATGCCGCGAACAACTCTCCGGTCTTTCCCGCGGCCTCGGCGCTGGTCATAGGAGGAGATTTGGAGCCGGCCGAAAACATAATGGAGCTTCTAAGAAGAGATGAGAATTTCAGGATAGCTGTAATAGCCGCTAAGAGCGACACTATGGAGCTTGCGATGAAGGTTCAGGGTTCCGAAGCGAAGCTGACCCCAAGGCACGGAAGAAAGATTGCGCTCGCGCTCGGCCATTTCGCCCGATATGTAGACTCCGCATTGATTGAGAGGTCGCTTGCGCAGGCGGATACCGACATAGTCACTCCGGCGATGTTTCTGCACAGGATATACGCTTCGGCGGCGGCCGCACAGAGGCGGATCGTACTGCCGGAGAGCGAAGACGACAGGATTCTGCAGGCGGCGGAGATAGTGATGCGCAGAGATATAGCGAAAATTACACTTCTGGGTGAAAGAGAGAGAGTTCTGAACAGAGCGGGCATACTCGGTATAGATCTCGGGAAAGCGGCCTTTCTGGACCCGTCGACGAGCGAATACAGGGAAGAGTTCGCACACCGCTTCTACGAGCTGAGAAAAGAGAAGGGCGCAACTCCCCAGAGTGCTGAAGAGACTATGCGGAACTTCACATATTTCGCAACGATGATGGTATACGAGGGGTTGGCGGACGGAATGGTTTCCGGTGCGACGCATACGACCAGGGAGACCGTTCTACCGGCCCTTCAGATCATAAAGACCAGACCCGGTATAGATATTGTTTCGAGCATCTTTTTCATGTGCCTGGATACGAAGGTGCTCGTATACGGCGACTGCGCCATAGTGCCCGACCCGAACCCCGAGGAGCTCGCACAGATAGCGCTCTCTTCGGCCGATACGGCAAAAGCGTTCGGCATAGAGCCTCGTGTGGCCATGCTCTCCTACTCAACCGGGGAGAGTGGGAAGGGGGCCGATGTGGAGAAGGTGCGCAAAGCTACGGAGATAGCCAAAAAGATGCGTCCGGACATTTTGATCGAGGGGCCCATGCAGTATGATGCGGCCGTAGATCCGGAGGTGGCGCGCAGGAAACTGCCCGGAAGCAGAGTGGCAGGAAGGGCGACCGTCTTCATCTTCCCGGACCTTAATACAGGTAACAACACCTACAAAGCGGTACAGCGTTCGACGGGAGCGATAGCCATAGGGCCGGTACTCCAGGGTCTGAAAAAACCTGTCAACGACCTGAGCCGCGGATGCAGCGTGGAAGATATAGTCAGCACCGTGGCGATAACAGCGATTCAGGCGGGCAGCTCATGA
- a CDS encoding cytochrome c family protein: MKIKDIVFLTVFLIVAGAGLYIVTTVDVVKKIERTESIFKSILFGIKEGPHEYFPTHAEISEEELKEVNVTKIAEEIGKGITVKKKEKLFEIRKKTQEALEITKQKLEEEIKLKHTKTNARVAKLMKLEDLPQKFKPLKKVLHPPFKMGACELCHVSAGAKPGKLITKNIEELCYKCHKVRYSKKYNHKPVKQGRCLDCHDPHQSNAKNLLKAESVNNLCLKCHEPGNKRKIKVTVNMNGAFKHKPAEKSCVECHEPHSASFKKLLKDDGKMNLCLDCHSKLEKHVDMQKWIKEVKYKHGAITDSKNKCLECHDPHSTNHKGILRKQQVKMCLTCHNKEVKSDEDGYLLMNMAEHLKQNPNWHKPIKDVRKEGGCAACHNPHGSNHFSILRRSYTTDFYTDLKKKGKDFICFKCHKPEKFSTKLTENDKITKFRDGDVNLHYLHVASKKGRACRVCHDEHASKYPHLIRRYTEFGGIKFPMRYVGTKSGGSCQPACHKKYEYDRVEQKNKLSEEVFKK, encoded by the coding sequence ATGAAAATAAAAGATATCGTTTTTCTAACGGTGTTTCTGATCGTTGCAGGGGCGGGGCTCTATATTGTGACGACGGTAGACGTTGTAAAAAAGATTGAAAGAACGGAAAGTATATTTAAAAGTATTCTGTTCGGTATCAAAGAGGGCCCGCACGAATATTTTCCAACCCATGCCGAAATCAGCGAAGAGGAGCTTAAAGAGGTCAATGTAACCAAAATAGCCGAAGAGATCGGTAAAGGAATAACGGTAAAAAAGAAAGAGAAGCTGTTTGAAATAAGGAAAAAGACACAAGAGGCCCTGGAGATAACGAAACAGAAGCTTGAAGAAGAGATAAAGCTGAAACATACGAAGACTAATGCCAGAGTCGCCAAGCTCATGAAGCTGGAAGATCTCCCCCAGAAGTTCAAGCCGCTGAAAAAAGTACTCCACCCCCCGTTCAAAATGGGTGCGTGTGAACTCTGTCATGTTTCGGCCGGGGCAAAGCCTGGCAAACTCATTACGAAAAATATTGAAGAGCTCTGTTACAAATGCCATAAAGTCAGATATAGCAAAAAGTACAACCATAAACCTGTAAAACAGGGGAGATGCCTGGATTGTCACGATCCCCACCAGTCCAATGCCAAAAATCTTCTCAAGGCAGAATCCGTGAACAATCTCTGCCTGAAGTGCCACGAGCCCGGCAACAAGAGGAAGATCAAGGTAACCGTAAACATGAACGGTGCGTTCAAGCACAAACCGGCTGAGAAGAGCTGCGTCGAGTGTCACGAGCCGCACTCCGCAAGCTTTAAAAAGCTATTAAAAGATGACGGCAAGATGAACCTCTGCCTCGACTGCCACTCGAAGCTGGAGAAGCATGTCGATATGCAGAAGTGGATCAAAGAGGTCAAATATAAGCACGGTGCTATAACTGATTCCAAAAACAAGTGCCTGGAGTGTCACGATCCGCACTCGACCAACCATAAGGGTATCTTGAGAAAGCAGCAGGTGAAGATGTGTCTGACCTGCCATAACAAAGAGGTCAAGTCGGATGAAGACGGTTACCTTCTCATGAATATGGCCGAGCATCTGAAACAGAATCCAAACTGGCACAAGCCTATAAAAGATGTAAGAAAAGAGGGTGGTTGTGCCGCCTGTCACAACCCGCACGGATCCAACCATTTCAGTATTCTCAGAAGATCCTATACTACGGACTTCTATACCGATCTCAAGAAAAAGGGCAAGGATTTTATCTGTTTCAAATGTCATAAACCGGAGAAGTTCTCGACGAAACTTACCGAAAACGACAAGATTACCAAGTTCCGTGACGGAGATGTGAATCTTCACTATCTGCATGTCGCCAGTAAGAAGGGTAGGGCATGCCGTGTATGTCACGACGAGCATGCCTCCAAATACCCTCACCTGATCAGGAGATATACGGAGTTCGGCGGTATCAAGTTCCCGATGAGATATGTAGGTACGAAGTCGGGAGGATCCTGTCAGCCTGCGTGTCACAAGAAGTATGAGTACGACAGGGTTGAGCAGAAAAACAAGTTAAGTGAAGAAGTATTTAAAAAGTAG
- a CDS encoding cytochrome c-type protein TorY, translating to MNVENNGSNMDGSKPSKKMLVGLAVIFTLVGLVIAFITTVAVKETSAVNFCSSCHSMKPMANAYLNSVHGGFGKTGFVARCTDCHLPHSSTLGYLVQKVRTGIHDVVTEITVDTYRIDWEEKREERRNFLYDSSCLHCHENLLNATKPNKKAYLAHKAYFSGKLQVEVDHERVKAMCVDCHKYVGHYELGKELEKIGTVYDEAYYNYKRDKPNYAAAEVESEEESEEAAETHSTAEHE from the coding sequence GTGAATGTAGAGAACAACGGGTCAAACATGGATGGATCCAAACCGAGTAAGAAGATGCTTGTCGGACTTGCTGTAATATTTACACTGGTAGGTCTGGTAATAGCGTTTATAACGACAGTGGCGGTGAAGGAGACTTCGGCTGTAAACTTCTGCAGTTCCTGTCACTCCATGAAACCTATGGCCAACGCATACCTGAACAGTGTGCACGGCGGCTTCGGTAAAACAGGCTTCGTTGCCAGATGTACGGACTGTCACCTGCCGCACAGTTCAACACTGGGATACCTTGTGCAAAAGGTCAGAACCGGTATTCATGATGTCGTTACAGAGATTACGGTTGATACGTATAGGATAGACTGGGAGGAGAAGAGGGAAGAGAGGAGAAACTTCCTTTACGACAGCAGTTGCCTCCACTGTCATGAGAACCTCTTGAATGCGACCAAGCCGAACAAGAAGGCTTATCTCGCTCATAAAGCTTATTTCTCCGGCAAACTGCAAGTCGAAGTTGACCATGAACGTGTGAAGGCGATGTGTGTGGACTGCCACAAGTATGTCGGCCACTATGAGCTCGGCAAGGAGCTTGAAAAGATTGGAACGGTTTATGATGAAGCCTACTACAACTACAAGCGTGACAAGCCCAATTATGCCGCTGCGGAAGTTGAAAGCGAAGAAGAGAGTGAAGAAGCGGCCGAAACACATTCTACTGCAGAACATGAGTGA
- a CDS encoding methyl-accepting chemotaxis protein: MDITFDMFIETEVPEDEVIISRTDLKGVITYVNDTFAKISGYSSEELIGRPHNILRHPDMPKSVYKELWDTIKAQKSWSGYVKNLRKDRGYYWVYAEVSGVYKDGELVEYKSIRSPVEKEKRVEMQRLYDKMREEEHEDWRALMYLPFETGRKLMDEAKKRGVSVERLLDELL; encoded by the coding sequence ATGGATATTACGTTCGATATGTTTATAGAGACTGAAGTACCCGAAGATGAGGTGATAATCTCCAGAACCGATCTGAAAGGTGTAATTACATATGTAAACGATACGTTTGCAAAAATTTCCGGCTACAGCAGCGAAGAGCTGATAGGTCGGCCGCACAACATTCTACGCCATCCCGATATGCCGAAATCTGTCTATAAAGAGCTATGGGATACCATCAAAGCCCAAAAGAGCTGGAGCGGCTATGTCAAGAATTTGCGTAAAGACAGGGGATATTACTGGGTTTATGCCGAAGTTTCAGGTGTATACAAAGATGGGGAACTTGTCGAGTACAAATCTATAAGAAGTCCTGTTGAGAAAGAGAAGAGAGTCGAGATGCAGAGGCTTTACGACAAAATGAGGGAAGAGGAGCATGAAGATTGGAGAGCTCTGATGTACCTTCCTTTCGAAACCGGCAGGAAACTTATGGATGAAGCTAAGAAGAGAGGAGTTTCGGTAGAGAGGCTTCTGGATGAGCTTCTGTAA
- a CDS encoding acetate kinase, whose protein sequence is MKVLVLNAGSSSLKYRLFVDEKQVAYGAVERIGESESGIKNHMEALKVVGKRLRSSGVVGSFDSLDAVGHRVVHGGEKFTDPVLVDEKVIEALRELIPLAPLHNPANIEGILTMRKIAPDVPQVAVFDTAFHQSMPKEAFLYAIPLELYSSYGIRRYGFHGTSHSYIFAEAAKLLGRPRESLNVITLHLGNGASACAIENGRSIDTSMGFTPLEGLVMGTRCGDLDPEIPLFLEEKGVDAGKILNKESGLKGLCGYNDMREVEKSAADKSAEAQTALKIYSRRVRKYIGAYFALLGRVDAVVFTAGIGENSPKIREMVCSGLENLGIELDMAKNRAGETDISKDTSRSRIFVIKTDEELQIARETEALLSDGRL, encoded by the coding sequence ATGAAGGTGCTTGTTCTGAACGCCGGAAGCTCTTCGCTTAAGTATAGACTTTTTGTCGATGAAAAGCAGGTTGCTTACGGGGCCGTGGAGCGTATAGGAGAGTCCGAAAGCGGCATAAAAAACCATATGGAAGCGTTGAAAGTAGTCGGGAAGAGGCTTCGAAGCAGCGGCGTTGTCGGCTCTTTCGACTCTCTGGATGCGGTGGGACACAGGGTTGTTCATGGAGGTGAAAAGTTTACCGATCCGGTTTTGGTCGATGAGAAGGTGATAGAAGCCCTGCGGGAGCTCATACCCCTTGCCCCGCTGCACAATCCGGCAAATATAGAGGGTATTCTTACGATGCGCAAAATCGCTCCGGATGTTCCGCAGGTAGCGGTTTTTGATACAGCTTTTCACCAGAGTATGCCCAAAGAGGCCTTTTTGTATGCGATACCGCTTGAACTATATAGCAGCTACGGTATAAGGCGCTACGGCTTTCACGGAACATCACACTCATATATCTTCGCAGAGGCCGCCAAGCTTCTCGGACGTCCAAGGGAGTCGCTGAATGTCATAACACTGCATCTTGGAAACGGAGCCAGTGCATGCGCAATCGAGAATGGGCGCAGCATCGATACCTCTATGGGCTTCACACCGCTGGAGGGTCTGGTTATGGGTACCAGATGCGGAGACCTGGACCCGGAGATTCCGCTTTTCCTTGAAGAGAAAGGAGTGGATGCCGGGAAGATACTCAACAAGGAGAGCGGACTGAAGGGGCTTTGCGGATACAACGATATGCGTGAAGTCGAAAAGTCGGCAGCAGACAAGTCGGCCGAGGCGCAGACGGCTTTGAAGATATACAGCAGAAGAGTCAGAAAATATATAGGTGCCTACTTCGCTCTTTTGGGTAGGGTTGACGCGGTTGTCTTTACTGCCGGAATAGGGGAGAACAGCCCAAAGATAAGAGAGATGGTATGTAGCGGTCTGGAAAATCTGGGGATCGAACTGGATATGGCCAAAAACAGAGCAGGGGAGACCGACATCTCCAAAGACACAAGCCGTTCCCGGATTTTTGTGATCAAGACGGACGAAGAGCTGCAGATCGCCAGGGAGACCGAAGCACTTTTAAGCGACGGTCGGTTATAA
- a CDS encoding NrfJ, producing the protein MKKIYLGAAIAGLLFIGCGDKHEDKTEKPKVMPKEVEESTASAPAAEEIYGVPAQESSVQEQPNPHQQQPGVKEGKVVETMDAGVYTYAKINDGNAEYWIAGPKTPLKVGEKVSFAPQMWMENFPSKTLNRTFDKILFVAVIAPLKGESVHNCENCGPDKKVAAEDKSGESSSSISVEKAEGGYTVAEIFSKSADLKNKVVKVNGKVTKVVRGVMGKDWVHIRDGSAADGQDDLVVTSPSADVKEGDTVTVTGTVKTDVDFGYGYFYPVLIEEAKFNKLNS; encoded by the coding sequence ATGAAGAAGATCTATCTAGGTGCGGCTATTGCCGGGCTTCTATTTATAGGCTGCGGCGACAAGCACGAAGATAAAACCGAAAAGCCGAAGGTAATGCCGAAAGAGGTCGAAGAGAGTACGGCCTCGGCCCCGGCAGCCGAAGAGATTTACGGTGTACCGGCACAGGAGAGCAGCGTACAGGAGCAGCCCAACCCCCACCAGCAGCAGCCTGGTGTAAAAGAGGGTAAAGTTGTGGAAACCATGGATGCCGGCGTATATACATATGCAAAGATCAATGACGGAAACGCCGAGTACTGGATAGCAGGCCCTAAAACTCCTCTGAAAGTAGGAGAAAAGGTCTCCTTCGCACCGCAGATGTGGATGGAGAACTTCCCAAGCAAGACGCTGAACCGCACATTCGACAAAATACTCTTTGTCGCCGTAATAGCCCCGCTGAAGGGTGAATCTGTGCACAACTGCGAAAACTGCGGTCCAGACAAAAAGGTCGCTGCCGAAGATAAAAGCGGTGAAAGCTCATCTTCTATATCGGTCGAGAAGGCTGAAGGCGGCTACACCGTCGCCGAAATTTTTTCCAAGAGTGCCGATCTGAAAAACAAGGTAGTCAAAGTCAACGGCAAGGTTACCAAAGTGGTTAGAGGAGTTATGGGGAAAGACTGGGTACATATCCGGGACGGCAGTGCGGCTGACGGGCAGGACGATCTCGTAGTCACTTCACCTTCGGCAGATGTGAAAGAGGGCGACACTGTTACTGTTACAGGAACCGTTAAAACCGATGTGGATTTCGGATACGGATACTTCTACCCGGTCCTGATCGAAGAGGCAAAATTCAATAAACTAAACTCGTAA
- a CDS encoding cytochrome c family protein yields the protein MQKKIIAELLLIILLFASYSTAIYASEVVKEQSDTAVSPDILSIIQPFDKGVYEEEYIDVSIGIDLDRVDTIKLYSSENERAVIRTEEDRDVYHYLFRFSFGEHSIRAEAFKDGKLVAKRKVKIFRRAFLSKYYRVVPPGFEKKFFHNEKNEKRCDLCHDMSVNEEPGVAFYDISESNCFECHQSLLYKKYAHAPTVNFICLPCHNGKTGVKNRKYSGRSKFLYPDPIGDTCFKCHKKNNKKWNSKRYIHDPVGAGKCNLCHNPHSSDVNKNFLREKVWALCTSCHADKSSKRKYIEIFKKKYLQGEKIDRKFAEGSFVCITCHDPHSSDRPYLLREKYRGIENVCITLSEGGG from the coding sequence ATGCAAAAGAAGATAATAGCGGAATTGTTGTTGATTATTCTTCTTTTTGCATCCTATTCGACTGCAATCTATGCATCAGAGGTTGTGAAAGAGCAGTCTGATACGGCAGTATCACCAGATATACTCTCCATAATTCAGCCTTTCGACAAGGGTGTTTACGAGGAGGAGTATATAGACGTTTCAATAGGTATCGACCTCGATAGGGTCGATACCATAAAACTCTACAGCAGTGAAAACGAGAGGGCCGTGATAAGAACAGAAGAGGATAGAGATGTCTATCACTACCTTTTCAGGTTCTCCTTCGGGGAACACTCAATAAGAGCGGAAGCCTTCAAAGATGGTAAGCTGGTCGCCAAGCGGAAAGTGAAGATATTCAGGCGGGCTTTTTTATCCAAATACTATAGAGTGGTGCCGCCAGGGTTCGAAAAAAAATTTTTTCATAACGAGAAAAATGAAAAGAGGTGTGACCTGTGCCACGATATGAGTGTTAACGAGGAACCGGGTGTTGCATTTTACGATATATCAGAGTCCAACTGCTTCGAGTGTCACCAATCTCTGCTTTACAAAAAATATGCCCATGCACCGACCGTTAATTTTATCTGTCTACCGTGTCACAATGGGAAAACCGGTGTCAAAAACAGAAAGTATAGCGGGAGATCGAAGTTCCTCTATCCTGACCCGATAGGCGATACGTGCTTCAAGTGTCATAAAAAGAACAACAAGAAATGGAACTCGAAGAGATATATACACGACCCTGTGGGTGCAGGGAAGTGTAATTTATGTCACAACCCACACTCCTCCGACGTTAACAAGAATTTTCTGCGCGAAAAAGTTTGGGCTCTATGCACCTCCTGCCATGCCGACAAAAGCTCCAAAAGAAAGTATATAGAGATATTTAAAAAAAAGTATCTGCAGGGAGAGAAGATAGATCGAAAATTTGCCGAAGGGAGTTTTGTCTGTATCACCTGTCACGATCCGCACTCGTCTGACAGGCCATATCTTCTTCGTGAAAAATATAGAGGTATAGAAAATGTTTGTATAACATTATCCGAGGGGGGAGGATAA
- a CDS encoding NAD-dependent glyceraldehyde-3-phosphate dehydrogenase, with amino-acid sequence MAVKVAVNGTGRIGLCVIKIVMERDDMELVAINTTAKPDMLEYLLKYDTVHRGIDARVIDDKTIEIAGKPVRMFSERDIEKLDFGSVGAEVVAECTGVFLTTETAGKHLKGSVKKVVLSAPAKDDTPTYVMNINTDSYSGEAIVSNASCTTNALAPVCKVLDDAFGIENGLMTTVHSYTNDQNLLDVKHKKDFRRARAAAMNMIPTSTGAAKAIGLVMPHLKGNLNGFAMRVPTADVSVVDLTVNLKKDISVESVNEAFVKASEEGFKGLIEIDNDKRVSSDFIGSSYSCTFVPDLTRVVGERTVKVIAWYDNEWGYSCRMVDMMHFVCTY; translated from the coding sequence ATGGCAGTCAAAGTTGCGGTAAACGGAACCGGTCGTATCGGTCTTTGCGTTATAAAGATAGTGATGGAACGTGACGATATGGAGCTCGTGGCGATCAATACTACGGCAAAACCGGATATGCTCGAATATCTTCTAAAATATGACACGGTACACCGCGGAATAGATGCCAGGGTGATAGACGATAAGACTATAGAGATAGCCGGAAAGCCGGTCAGAATGTTCAGCGAACGCGACATAGAGAAGCTCGATTTCGGTTCGGTCGGTGCGGAGGTGGTCGCCGAGTGTACGGGAGTCTTTTTGACGACAGAGACGGCAGGAAAACATCTTAAGGGTAGCGTAAAAAAAGTGGTGCTGAGCGCGCCTGCAAAAGATGATACACCGACATATGTCATGAATATAAATACCGACAGCTACAGCGGTGAGGCGATAGTCTCGAATGCAAGCTGTACGACAAACGCACTTGCCCCGGTATGTAAAGTTCTCGATGACGCTTTCGGTATAGAAAACGGTCTTATGACCACCGTACACTCCTACACCAACGACCAGAACCTGCTCGATGTAAAACATAAGAAAGATTTCCGCCGAGCCCGTGCCGCCGCTATGAATATGATACCCACATCGACCGGAGCTGCGAAGGCTATCGGCCTGGTGATGCCGCACCTGAAGGGCAATCTCAACGGTTTTGCGATGCGTGTTCCGACGGCGGATGTATCTGTGGTGGATCTGACTGTCAACCTGAAAAAAGATATAAGTGTCGAGAGTGTGAACGAAGCGTTTGTAAAGGCATCCGAAGAGGGCTTCAAGGGTCTTATCGAGATAGATAACGACAAAAGGGTCTCAAGCGACTTCATTGGCTCTTCCTACAGCTGTACATTCGTACCGGATCTTACCCGTGTCGTAGGTGAGAGAACCGTCAAGGTCATAGCCTGGTACGATAACGAATGGGGTTACAGCTGCCGCATGGTAGATATGATGCACTTTGTCTGCACTTACTGA